Genomic segment of Arachis hypogaea cultivar Tifrunner chromosome 16, arahy.Tifrunner.gnm2.J5K5, whole genome shotgun sequence:
ttcattggtgagaatttcagataagcgtatagagatgctttcgttcctctgaatctctgctttcctgctatcttcatccaatcagtcttactcctttccatggctggctggctttatgcaagggcatcaccgttgtcagtggctacatcccctcctctcagtgaaaatggtcaacgcaccctgtcacggcacggctattcatctgtcggttctcgatcatgctggaataggattcaccctccttttgcgtctgtcactaacgcccagcactcgcgagtttgaagctcgtcacagtcattcaatcattgaatcctactcggaataccacagacaaggtttagactttccggattctcttgaatgccgccatcattctagcttacaccacgaagattctgattaagagatctaagagacactcattcaatcgaaagtagaacggaagtggttgtcaggcacgcgttcatggggaatgatgatgattgtcacattcatcacattcaggttgaagtgtgaatgaatatcttagaagcggaataagttgaattgaatagaaaacagtagtactttgcattaatctttgaggaacagcagagctccacaccttaatctatggagtgtagaaactctaccgttgaaaatacataagtgaaaggtccaggcacggccgagaggccagcccctctgatctaagaaccaggcgtccaaagatgattccaaagattcaaagattcaaagatgtctaaaacaatagtaaaaggtcctatttataataaactagctactagggtttacatgagtaagtaattgatgcataaattcacttccggggcccacttggtgtgtgcttgggctgagcttgagtgttacacgtgtagaggtccttcttggagttgaatgccaccttttgtgccagtttgggcgttgaactctggttttggatccttttctggcgctggacaccagaattgggcagagagctggcgttgaatgccagtttgcgtcgtctattcttggccaaagtatggactattatatattgctggaaagccctggatgtctactttccaacgcaattggaagcgcgccattttgagtgtagggaggtcagaatccaacagcatcagcagtccttcttcaacctctgaatctgatttttgctcaagtccctcaatttcagtcagaaaatacctgaaatcacagaaaaatacacaaactcatagtaaagtctagaaatgtgaatttaacataaaaactaatgaaaacatccctaaaagtaactaaattctactaaaaacatactaaaaacaatgccaaaaagcgtataaattatccgctcatcaaaccgtCAACGCCTTCAGTTTATTGGTGAATTGTACCTCTCCTAATCCTCTCCATTCCTCCTTGACCATCCTTAGAAATCCTTCATGTGTAAACCACAAATCTAGACTTCGGAACGGCCTTGGTCCGTCCCTAAGCCTCTTATCTTCCACTATAATAGGGCAGTGATCTAATAAACCCTGTGGACCACCTCTCAAATGAGTTTCTGGAAATGCCTCAATCAATTCCAAGCTAACCAAAGCTCTATCAATACGGCTACAGGACTTTCCTCTGAACCATGTAAACTTACGGTCAGTAATTGGCAAGTCCACCAAACCCATGTCATTTATCCAATTCTCAAAATCTTGCGTCGATAAAGGTAAACTATCTGATCCTCGCCTTTCTTCCACCTGTACAATTTCATCAAAGTCCCCCCAAAAACAATAGGCGCCTGGACACAAACCAGCCACGTAACTCAACTCCTCCCACACAAGTTTTTCATCTCTAGTATGAGCACCATAAACTAAGAAAAAAGCACAGTTAATAGGATTTTTCGACAGTATCCCTTCAACACATAACCATCGATCACCTTTATAGTAATTTCTCATTTTAAAGAAACCATCTTCCCACATTAACAACAACCCACCAGATGTCCTGTCAGACCCCACATACTCCCACCCCGCACAACCATTTCCCCAGATTTTCATAACATCAAACCTTGTCACTTACTGTCTTTTAGTCTCTACCAAGCCTAACATATTCAAACTATGTTTTCTCTTAAG
This window contains:
- the LOC140180047 gene encoding uncharacterized protein; this translates as MKIWGNGCAGWEYVGSDRTSGGLLLMWEDGFFKMRNYYKGDRWLCVEGILSKNPINCAFFLVYGAHTRDEKLVWEELSYVAGLCPGAYCFWGDFDEIVQVEERRGSDSLPLSTQDFENWINDMGLVDLPITDRKFTWFRGKSCSRIDRALVSLELIEAFPETHLRGGPQGLLDHCPIIVEDKRLRDGPRPFRSLDLWFTHEGFLRMVKEEWRGLGEVQFTNKLKALTV